The window ACGGGGAGAAGCCGGCGTACCGCAGCGGCAGCTTGTCGGCCTCGATGATCTCGTCCATGTGGTACGCGGCGAGCGGGACCTCGGAGGTGCCGACCAGGTAGTAGTCGTCCTTCTCCAGGTGGTAGACGTTCTCCGCGGCCTGGCCGAGGAAGCCGGTGCCCTCCATGGCGCGCGGGCGCACCAGCGCGGGGGTCAGCATCGGGATGAAGCCGGCCTCGGTGGCCTGGGCGATGGCCGCGTTGACCAGCGCCAGCTCCAGCAGGGCGCCCACACCGGTCAGGTAGTAGAAGCGCGATCCCGAGACCTTGGCACCGCGCTCGACGTCGATGGCGCCCAGCGATTCGCCGAGCTCCAGGTGGTCCTTGGGCTCGAAGCCCTCGGCGGCGAAGTCGCGGATGGTGCCGTGCGTCTCCAGAACGGTGAAGTCTTCCTCACCGCCGACCGGCACGTCCTCGTGGACGATGTTGCCGAGCTGCAGGAGGAGCTGCTTGGCGGCGTCGTCGGCCTCGTTCTGCTCGGCCTCGGCGGCCTTGACGTCCTGCTTGAGCTGCTCGGCCTTCTTCAGCAGTTCCGCCCGCTCCTCCGGGGAGGCCTTCGGGATGAGCTTGCCGAGGGACTTCTGCTCATTGCGGAGTTCGTCGAAGCGCATGCCTGAGGACCTGCGGCGCTCGTCGGCGGAGAGCAGTGCGTCGACGAGTTCGACGTCCTCTCCACGGGCGCGCTGCGAGGCGCGGACACGGTCAGGGTCTTCACGGAGCAGCCGGAGGTCAATCACCCCTCCAGGCTACCGGGCTGGGGTTCCTGGGATCACACCGATATCACGCTGCGTGTCGCTATGTCCTAATTGCAACGAATGGATAAGTCTTGAGGGCTGACCGGAACTGGTCCCTCTCGGACCG of the Streptomyces sp. NBC_01294 genome contains:
- the serS gene encoding serine--tRNA ligase — its product is MIDLRLLREDPDRVRASQRARGEDVELVDALLSADERRRSSGMRFDELRNEQKSLGKLIPKASPEERAELLKKAEQLKQDVKAAEAEQNEADDAAKQLLLQLGNIVHEDVPVGGEEDFTVLETHGTIRDFAAEGFEPKDHLELGESLGAIDVERGAKVSGSRFYYLTGVGALLELALVNAAIAQATEAGFIPMLTPALVRPRAMEGTGFLGQAAENVYHLEKDDYYLVGTSEVPLAAYHMDEIIEADKLPLRYAGFSPCFRREAGTYGKDTRGIFRVHQFDKVEMFSYVAPEEAEAEHQRLLEWEKQWLTSLELPFQVIDVATGDLGASASRKFDCEAWIPTQGKYRELTSASNCNSFQARRLSIRYRDGKKTQPLSTLNGTLCAVPRTIVAILENHQQADGSVRVPQALRPYLGGREVLEPITK